The Myxococcota bacterium genome has a segment encoding these proteins:
- the yihA gene encoding ribosome biogenesis GTP-binding protein YihA/YsxC, with product MSLPLRRAEHVATAANVAGLPAPDPRARPEVAFLGRSNAGKSSLLNALVRRKQLARTSGTPGKTRLLHLYEVEIAGQCVRLVDLPGYGYAKVAKRERDAWKTMIEGYLAQREGLCAAVLLQDVRRDVGDDERLLLDWLDEQRVPALVAITKTDKLKPMRRAQRLRELRAELPLAPARIVATSAESGDGIDALWRAILERVRDAAEAAAGGD from the coding sequence GTGAGCCTCCCGCTCCGCCGCGCCGAGCACGTCGCGACGGCCGCGAACGTCGCCGGGCTTCCCGCGCCCGACCCGCGCGCGCGGCCCGAGGTCGCCTTCCTCGGGCGCAGCAACGCGGGCAAGTCGAGCCTCCTGAACGCGCTCGTGCGCCGCAAGCAGCTCGCGCGCACGAGCGGCACGCCCGGCAAGACGCGCCTCCTCCACCTCTACGAGGTCGAGATCGCCGGCCAGTGCGTGCGGCTCGTCGATCTCCCCGGCTACGGCTACGCGAAGGTCGCGAAGCGCGAGCGCGACGCGTGGAAGACGATGATCGAGGGCTACCTCGCGCAGCGCGAGGGGCTGTGTGCGGCCGTGCTTCTCCAGGACGTGCGGCGCGACGTCGGCGACGACGAGCGCCTGCTGCTCGACTGGCTCGACGAGCAGCGCGTGCCCGCGCTCGTCGCGATCACGAAGACCGACAAGCTCAAGCCGATGCGCCGCGCGCAGCGGCTGCGCGAGCTGCGCGCGGAGCTGCCGCTCGCGCCCGCGCGCATCGTCGCGACGTCGGCGGAGTCGGGCGACGGCATCGACGCGCTGTGGCGGGCGATCCTGGAACGCGTGCGCGACGCGGCCGAGGCGGCCGCCGGCGGCGACTAA
- a CDS encoding M23 family metallopeptidase: MFVALAVVGAIAPARTASAQEREQLEELRERIEESRGKVEQHEAEERALFDRLDAIDQRLASLGVSARAARADARRARAARDEIVRETERLAGVLARTRAAMRTRAVALYKAGDVGPLRVLFSADSLRELMQRVTVLERLLEHDGALVARYERDAVAYTAARADADRATARHEAAAAKLASEERALAGERGAKRELLARVRSDRRRERALLVELEKSARALEVKLAEIGESGRRDAAWVDGSGFAAARGALPLPVDARVTGRFGRVTDAEFHTQTVRNGVEFAAEEGELVRATARGVVRFAGWFRGYGRIVILDHGDSYFTVNGHLSEIDVAVGDRVEAEGAIGRAGDTGSLTGAKLYFELRQGKDAIDPLPWFAPERLAAAR, encoded by the coding sequence GTGTTCGTCGCGCTCGCGGTGGTCGGGGCGATCGCTCCGGCGCGCACGGCGTCGGCGCAGGAGCGCGAGCAGCTCGAGGAGCTGCGCGAGCGCATCGAGGAGAGCCGCGGGAAGGTCGAGCAGCACGAGGCGGAGGAGCGCGCGCTCTTCGACCGGCTCGACGCGATCGACCAGCGCCTCGCGTCGCTCGGCGTCTCGGCGCGCGCGGCGCGGGCCGATGCGCGCCGCGCGCGCGCGGCGCGCGACGAGATCGTGCGCGAGACGGAGCGGCTCGCGGGCGTGCTCGCGCGCACGCGCGCGGCGATGCGCACGCGCGCGGTCGCGCTCTACAAGGCGGGCGACGTCGGGCCGCTGCGCGTGCTCTTCTCCGCGGATTCGCTGCGCGAGCTGATGCAGCGCGTGACGGTGCTCGAGCGGCTGCTCGAGCACGACGGCGCGCTGGTCGCCCGCTACGAGCGCGACGCCGTGGCGTACACCGCGGCGCGCGCCGACGCGGACCGCGCGACGGCCCGGCACGAGGCCGCCGCGGCGAAGCTCGCGTCGGAGGAGCGCGCGCTCGCGGGCGAGCGCGGCGCGAAGCGCGAGCTGCTCGCGCGCGTGCGCAGCGACCGGCGGCGCGAGCGCGCGCTGCTCGTCGAGCTCGAGAAGTCGGCGCGCGCGCTCGAGGTGAAGCTCGCGGAGATCGGCGAGTCGGGGCGCCGCGACGCGGCGTGGGTGGACGGCTCGGGCTTCGCGGCCGCGCGCGGCGCGCTCCCGCTGCCCGTCGACGCGCGCGTGACGGGCCGCTTCGGACGCGTCACCGACGCCGAGTTCCACACGCAGACGGTGCGCAACGGCGTCGAGTTCGCGGCCGAGGAGGGCGAGCTCGTGCGCGCGACGGCGCGCGGCGTCGTGCGCTTCGCCGGCTGGTTCCGCGGCTACGGCCGCATCGTGATCCTCGACCACGGCGATTCGTACTTCACCGTGAACGGCCATCTCTCCGAAATCGACGTGGCCGTCGGCGACCGCGTCGAGGCCGAGGGCGCGATCGGGCGCGCGGGCGACACGGGGTCGCTCACGGGCGCGAAGCTCTACTTCGAGCTGCGGCAGGGCAAGGACGCGATCGACCCGCTGCCGTGGTTCGCGCCCGAACGGCTGGCCGCGGCCCGCTGA
- a CDS encoding PEP-CTERM sorting domain-containing protein, producing the protein MPSFRPRPLPVRRPRAARALLAIAALGTLPLATAARAVPLLSEIFYDAVGSDDGLSFVEIHAPAGTVLDGFTIEGVNGSGGAIGPVIALSGSVSASGLFVVADVDGSGLTAVAVFDQLANFDFQNGPDSIVLRDASGVVDAVGYGVFAPGDVFAGEGAPAVDPPAGESLARVFANVDTDDNALDFVALATPTPGSAAFAPVPEPGTGLLCAIGLAGLGAAGRRRG; encoded by the coding sequence ATGCCCTCGTTCCGTCCTCGTCCGCTCCCGGTCCGCCGCCCGCGCGCGGCGCGCGCGCTCCTCGCGATCGCCGCGCTCGGCACGCTCCCGCTCGCCACCGCGGCGCGCGCCGTTCCCCTGCTCTCCGAGATCTTCTACGACGCCGTCGGGTCCGACGACGGGCTCTCGTTCGTCGAGATCCACGCGCCGGCGGGCACCGTGCTCGACGGCTTCACGATCGAAGGCGTGAACGGCTCGGGCGGCGCGATCGGGCCCGTGATCGCGCTCTCCGGGAGCGTGTCGGCGAGCGGCCTCTTCGTCGTCGCCGACGTCGACGGGAGCGGTCTCACGGCGGTCGCCGTCTTCGACCAGCTCGCGAACTTCGACTTCCAGAACGGGCCCGATTCGATCGTGCTCCGCGACGCGAGCGGCGTCGTCGACGCGGTGGGCTACGGCGTGTTCGCGCCGGGCGACGTCTTCGCCGGCGAGGGCGCGCCGGCCGTGGACCCGCCGGCGGGCGAGAGCCTCGCGCGCGTCTTCGCGAACGTGGACACGGACGACAACGCGCTCGACTTCGTCGCGCTCGCGACGCCGACGCCGGGCAGCGCCGCGTTCGCGCCCGTGCCCGAGCCGGGCACGGGCCTGCTGTGCGCGATCGGCCTCGCGGGCCTCGGCGCCGCGGGCCGCCGCCGCGGCTGA
- the cofD gene encoding 2-phospho-L-lactate transferase — protein sequence MSAREGRSAHVVALAGGVGASRFLCGLVRVVAPEAVTAIVNTGDDREFYGVHVAPDLDIVTYALAGIVDRERGFGIAGDTFAVVDRLGELGREAWFRLGDRDFAHCLHRTLRLREGAGLAAVADELRRRLGVATRILPMSEAPCPTIVELGAGRRVHFEEYLVRDGAPADVEGVDLSAAAAAAPAPGVLDAIASADVVLVCPSNPVVSIGPILAVRGVRDALAATRAPIVAVSPIVGGKPIKGPADPLLRGIGAEVSARGVARLYRDWIDAIVIDERDAALRGDVEALDVAVDATDTIMVDADAAARLARCALALAERVRARAGARGRR from the coding sequence GTGAGCGCACGCGAGGGCCGGAGCGCGCACGTCGTCGCACTCGCCGGCGGCGTCGGCGCGTCGCGCTTCCTGTGCGGGCTCGTGCGCGTCGTCGCGCCCGAGGCGGTGACCGCGATCGTGAACACCGGCGACGACCGCGAGTTCTACGGCGTCCACGTCGCGCCCGACCTCGACATCGTGACCTACGCGCTCGCCGGCATCGTCGATCGCGAGCGCGGCTTCGGCATCGCGGGCGACACGTTCGCGGTGGTCGACCGCCTCGGCGAGCTCGGGCGCGAGGCGTGGTTCCGCCTCGGCGATCGCGACTTCGCGCACTGCCTGCACCGCACGCTGCGCCTGCGCGAGGGCGCGGGGCTCGCGGCCGTCGCGGACGAGCTGCGCCGACGGCTCGGCGTCGCGACGCGCATCCTCCCCATGTCCGAGGCGCCGTGTCCGACGATCGTCGAGCTCGGCGCGGGGCGGCGCGTCCACTTCGAGGAGTACCTCGTGCGCGACGGCGCGCCCGCCGACGTCGAGGGCGTCGACCTGTCGGCCGCGGCCGCGGCGGCACCCGCGCCCGGCGTGCTCGACGCGATCGCGAGCGCGGACGTCGTGCTCGTGTGCCCGAGCAACCCGGTCGTCTCGATCGGGCCGATCCTCGCCGTGCGCGGCGTGCGCGACGCGCTCGCCGCGACGCGCGCGCCGATCGTCGCCGTCTCGCCGATCGTCGGCGGCAAGCCCATCAAGGGCCCGGCCGATCCGCTGCTGCGCGGCATCGGCGCCGAGGTGTCGGCGCGCGGCGTCGCGCGCCTCTACCGCGACTGGATCGACGCGATCGTGATCGACGAGCGCGACGCCGCGCTGCGCGGCGACGTCGAGGCGCTCGACGTCGCGGTCGACGCGACGGACACGATCATGGTCGACGCCGACGCCGCGGCGCGGCTGGCGAGGTGCGCGCTCGCGCTCGCCGAGCGCGTCCGCGCGCGGGCCGGCGCGCGCGGACGGCGATGA
- a CDS encoding pyridoxal phosphate-dependent aminotransferase has product MPAARAHRLRQVEPFLAMEVLERALELERAGAAVVHLEVGEPDFPPPACATEACIEALHRGVTHYTDSRGTARLREAIARDLAARFPVRGGSVDPARIVVTMGTSPAMLLVFEALLDPGDEVVLGTPHYPCYPNFVRVCGGVPVLVETDPADGYRLDPERVARAISPRTKAIVVNSPANPTGAVQSRATLEALAALGPTLVSDEIYDGLVYDGARTASALEVTDDAFVLDGFSKRYAMTGFRLGWVVAPSAFARDLQVLQQSLFISASSFAQEAAVAALEGGAADVAHMRDGYARRRDRLVAGLRALGFGVPRAPQGAFYVLADARPVAGPRADSRALAFALLEQAGVGVAPGVDFGAAAEGWLRFCYAVADDAIDEALARIADALPRLADAARASAPPVTPPVAPAERAR; this is encoded by the coding sequence ATGCCGGCCGCGCGCGCACACCGCCTCCGCCAGGTCGAGCCCTTCCTCGCGATGGAGGTGCTCGAGCGCGCGCTCGAGCTCGAGCGCGCCGGCGCGGCGGTCGTCCATCTCGAGGTCGGCGAGCCCGACTTCCCGCCGCCCGCCTGCGCCACCGAAGCCTGCATCGAAGCGTTGCACCGCGGCGTCACCCACTACACCGACTCGCGCGGCACCGCGCGCCTGCGCGAGGCCATCGCGCGCGATCTCGCCGCGCGCTTCCCGGTGCGGGGCGGGTCGGTCGACCCGGCGCGCATCGTCGTGACGATGGGCACCTCGCCCGCGATGCTGCTCGTCTTCGAGGCGCTGCTCGACCCGGGCGACGAGGTCGTGCTCGGGACGCCGCACTATCCCTGCTACCCGAACTTCGTGCGCGTCTGCGGCGGCGTGCCCGTGCTCGTCGAGACCGACCCGGCCGACGGCTACCGGCTCGACCCCGAGCGCGTCGCGCGCGCGATCTCGCCGCGCACGAAGGCGATCGTCGTGAACTCGCCCGCGAACCCGACGGGGGCCGTGCAGTCGCGCGCGACGCTCGAGGCGCTCGCCGCGCTCGGCCCGACGCTCGTGTCCGACGAGATCTACGACGGCCTCGTCTACGACGGCGCGCGCACCGCGAGCGCGCTCGAGGTGACGGACGACGCCTTCGTGCTCGACGGCTTCTCGAAGCGCTACGCGATGACGGGCTTCCGGCTCGGGTGGGTGGTCGCGCCGTCCGCCTTCGCGCGCGACCTGCAGGTGCTGCAGCAGAGCCTGTTCATCTCGGCGTCCTCGTTCGCGCAGGAGGCGGCGGTGGCCGCGCTCGAGGGCGGCGCGGCCGACGTCGCGCACATGCGCGACGGGTACGCGCGGCGCCGCGACCGGCTCGTCGCGGGGCTCCGCGCGCTCGGCTTCGGCGTGCCGCGCGCGCCGCAGGGCGCCTTCTACGTGCTCGCCGATGCGCGGCCCGTCGCCGGGCCGCGCGCCGACTCGCGCGCGCTCGCGTTCGCGCTGCTCGAGCAGGCGGGCGTCGGCGTCGCGCCGGGCGTCGACTTCGGCGCGGCCGCCGAGGGCTGGCTGCGCTTCTGCTATGCGGTGGCCGACGACGCGATCGACGAGGCGCTCGCGCGCATCGCCGACGCGCTGCCGCGGCTCGCCGACGCCGCGCGCGCGAGCGCGCCGCCCGTCACGCCGCCCGTCGCGCCCGCGGAGCGCGCGCGGTGA
- a CDS encoding heme lyase CcmF/NrfE family subunit encodes MADLGLHSLRFALLFAVVGFATAIAAGLRRERGEAWTLVAERCVAVVFAFASVAMAALFHALATNDYRLAYVAAHSASTMPLHFRLAALWGGQAGSLLLWCWMACFYGALALRANRHHHRALAPWAAATMLASSIFFLVLVNFVTEPFERVPAAQVVSDGNGLNPLLQHPAMMIHPLMLYAGFVGFSVPFAYAFAALITGRLDTTWFRITRRWSLFAWAVLGCGLMLGGRWAYEVLGWGGYWAWDPVENAALMPWLVATAYLHSVMIQEKRDMLKVWNLVLIGLAYALCLFGTFLTRSGVVQSVHSFTNAGWFGYIFLGYVATVTLAYFAALARRVPQLRSPSQLESMVSREASFVVNNWLFLALLVMVFWFTLHPVFSEALFDKRTTWGPHAYNLFGAPIGLALLFLTGFGPLIAWRRATSTSLRRQFLVPGSVGLAVGIALAVSIGREPMAIAYWATCAFVIATIAQEYTRAVAARTRRGESVPTALATLLRRNQRRYGGYVVHLGMVLAMGGIAGAAFDREVLANVRPGDSIALGDVRGEFLTAVPIEQQHYGGARARVALFRGDDPLATLVPEKRTYWLEQQPSSIPAIYSTLREDVYLVLTAIEPDGSATLKLYRNPLVNWLWVGLGVFIAGSVLVLWPPPARARAAAQEA; translated from the coding sequence GTGGCCGACCTCGGGCTCCACAGCTTGCGATTCGCGCTGCTCTTCGCAGTGGTCGGGTTCGCGACGGCGATCGCCGCGGGCCTGCGGCGCGAGCGCGGCGAGGCGTGGACGCTCGTCGCCGAGCGCTGCGTCGCCGTCGTGTTCGCGTTCGCGAGCGTCGCGATGGCGGCGCTGTTCCACGCGCTCGCGACCAACGACTACCGGCTCGCCTACGTCGCCGCGCACTCGGCCAGCACGATGCCGCTGCACTTCCGCCTCGCCGCGCTGTGGGGCGGCCAGGCCGGCTCGCTGCTGCTGTGGTGCTGGATGGCGTGCTTCTACGGCGCGCTCGCGCTCCGCGCCAACCGCCACCACCACCGCGCGCTCGCGCCGTGGGCGGCGGCCACGATGCTCGCGAGCTCGATCTTCTTCCTCGTGCTCGTGAACTTCGTGACCGAGCCGTTCGAGCGCGTGCCGGCCGCGCAGGTCGTCTCCGACGGCAACGGCCTGAACCCGCTGCTGCAGCACCCGGCGATGATGATCCACCCGCTCATGCTCTACGCGGGCTTCGTCGGCTTCTCCGTGCCGTTCGCCTACGCGTTCGCGGCACTGATCACGGGTCGGCTCGACACGACGTGGTTCCGCATCACGCGCCGCTGGTCGCTCTTCGCGTGGGCCGTGCTCGGCTGCGGGCTCATGCTGGGCGGTCGCTGGGCCTACGAGGTGCTCGGCTGGGGCGGCTACTGGGCGTGGGACCCGGTCGAGAACGCGGCGCTCATGCCCTGGCTCGTCGCGACGGCCTACCTGCACTCGGTGATGATCCAGGAGAAGCGCGACATGCTGAAGGTGTGGAACCTGGTGCTGATCGGGCTGGCCTACGCGCTCTGCCTGTTCGGCACCTTCCTCACCCGCAGCGGCGTCGTGCAGTCGGTGCACTCGTTCACGAACGCGGGCTGGTTCGGGTACATCTTCCTCGGCTACGTCGCGACCGTGACGCTCGCCTACTTCGCGGCGCTCGCGCGCCGCGTCCCGCAGCTGCGGTCGCCGAGCCAGCTCGAGTCGATGGTCTCGCGCGAGGCGAGCTTCGTCGTCAACAACTGGCTCTTCCTCGCGCTGCTCGTGATGGTCTTCTGGTTCACGCTGCACCCCGTCTTCAGCGAGGCGCTCTTCGACAAGCGCACGACGTGGGGGCCGCACGCGTACAACCTGTTCGGCGCGCCGATCGGGCTCGCGCTCCTGTTCCTGACGGGCTTCGGGCCGCTGATCGCGTGGCGCCGCGCGACCTCGACGAGCCTGCGGCGCCAGTTCCTCGTGCCGGGCTCCGTGGGGCTCGCCGTCGGCATCGCGCTCGCCGTGTCGATCGGCCGCGAGCCGATGGCGATCGCCTACTGGGCGACGTGCGCCTTCGTGATCGCGACGATCGCGCAGGAGTACACGCGCGCGGTCGCGGCGCGCACGCGCCGCGGCGAGTCGGTGCCGACCGCGCTCGCGACGCTCCTGCGCCGCAACCAGCGGCGCTACGGCGGCTACGTCGTGCACCTCGGCATGGTGCTCGCGATGGGCGGCATCGCGGGCGCGGCCTTCGACCGCGAGGTGCTCGCGAACGTGCGCCCCGGCGACTCGATCGCGCTCGGCGACGTGCGCGGCGAGTTCCTGACGGCGGTGCCGATCGAGCAGCAGCACTACGGCGGCGCGCGCGCGCGCGTCGCGCTCTTCCGCGGCGACGATCCGCTCGCGACGCTCGTCCCGGAGAAGCGCACGTACTGGCTCGAGCAGCAGCCGAGCTCGATCCCCGCCATCTACTCGACGCTGCGCGAGGACGTCTACCTCGTGCTCACCGCGATCGAGCCCGACGGCTCGGCGACGCTCAAGCTCTATCGCAACCCGCTCGTGAACTGGCTGTGGGTCGGGCTCGGCGTGTTCATCGCGGGCAGCGTGCTCGTGCTGTGGCCGCCGCCCGCCCGCGCGCGCGCGGCCGCGCAGGAGGCCTAG
- the cofC gene encoding 2-phospho-L-lactate guanylyltransferase, with the protein MVPVKSLAESKSRLVAALSPDARGELALAMLGDVLDALGGAERVDVRAVVTPDDDVAAAAERAGARAIVARAPGLNASLDAAALALARDAGLGARPGDALLVVLGDVAGATARDVDALCASLDGVDGPAVALAASHDGGTAALLRRPPDAIPSRFGAASADAHRAAAAAARVPCLEPRVPSLAIDLDVPGDVDAFVARGADGDDGGARTRALLARARTGSAPA; encoded by the coding sequence GTGGTCCCCGTGAAGTCGCTCGCGGAGTCGAAGTCGCGCCTCGTGGCGGCGCTCTCGCCCGACGCGCGCGGCGAGCTCGCGCTCGCGATGCTCGGCGACGTGCTCGACGCGCTCGGCGGAGCGGAGCGGGTCGACGTGCGCGCCGTCGTGACACCCGACGACGACGTCGCCGCCGCCGCCGAGCGCGCCGGCGCGCGCGCGATCGTCGCGCGCGCGCCCGGGCTCAACGCCTCGCTCGACGCGGCCGCCCTCGCGCTCGCGCGCGACGCCGGACTCGGCGCGCGGCCGGGCGACGCCCTGCTCGTCGTGCTCGGCGACGTCGCGGGCGCGACGGCGCGCGACGTCGACGCGCTGTGCGCGAGCCTCGACGGCGTCGACGGCCCGGCCGTCGCGCTCGCCGCGTCGCACGACGGCGGCACCGCTGCGCTGCTGCGCCGGCCGCCCGACGCGATCCCGTCCCGGTTCGGCGCGGCGAGCGCCGATGCGCACCGCGCCGCCGCGGCGGCTGCGCGCGTTCCCTGCCTCGAGCCGCGCGTGCCCTCGCTCGCCATCGACCTCGACGTGCCGGGCGACGTCGACGCGTTCGTCGCGCGCGGCGCGGACGGCGACGACGGCGGAGCGCGCACGCGCGCGCTGCTCGCGCGGGCGCGGACCGGGAGCGCACCCGCATGA
- a CDS encoding cytochrome c maturation protein CcmE, producing MQTDDATVKRVPKGVQIAIGALVCAALLGWYGATNLGGEASYRYFDTLEEFLAAGPATRAGERLRIKGYVANGSIERELDARRVRFAIQNDPPHAVGDATERLAVDFASLETPDLFKDGAEVVVEGRVEAGGGTPVFFADNVLAKCPSKFQAKAEGAADEATPL from the coding sequence ATGCAGACCGACGACGCGACCGTGAAGCGGGTGCCGAAGGGCGTGCAGATCGCGATCGGCGCGCTCGTCTGCGCCGCGCTGCTCGGCTGGTACGGCGCGACGAACCTCGGCGGCGAGGCGAGCTACCGCTACTTCGACACGCTCGAGGAGTTCCTCGCGGCCGGGCCCGCCACGCGCGCGGGCGAGCGGCTGCGCATCAAGGGCTACGTCGCGAACGGCTCGATCGAGCGCGAGCTCGACGCGCGGCGCGTGCGCTTCGCGATCCAGAACGACCCGCCGCACGCGGTGGGCGACGCGACCGAGCGGCTCGCCGTCGACTTCGCGAGCCTCGAGACGCCGGACCTCTTCAAGGACGGCGCCGAGGTCGTGGTGGAAGGCCGCGTCGAGGCGGGCGGCGGCACGCCCGTGTTCTTCGCGGACAACGTCCTCGCGAAGTGCCCCTCGAAGTTCCAGGCGAAGGCCGAGGGCGCGGCGGACGAGGCGACGCCGCTCTAG
- a CDS encoding permease-like cell division protein FtsX has protein sequence MRRALVVARVVLESAGRGLVASPVPSAIAVVTIAIALVLVGAFALVVGNMEGVLTRFASELHVTAYLEPGLSPDEQRALARAAELIEGVASVELVTPEQALERFRATMRGSELLAGLEDNPLPPSIELELTEAARTGEGVAVVAAALDGLPGVDELAHGQDWVEGYARAAALARSAATLLGAVLVGAALLIVANTIRLGVYAREDEIEILSLVGAGRGFVRAPFVLEGAAQGALGGGVALAVLWLAFRSFLPRLSFGLALFLGDRAPAFFAGREAAVVVLAGAALGALGSLVALVGWRR, from the coding sequence GTGAGGCGCGCGCTCGTCGTCGCGCGCGTCGTGCTCGAGAGCGCGGGGCGCGGCCTCGTCGCGAGCCCGGTCCCGAGCGCGATCGCGGTCGTCACGATCGCCATCGCGCTCGTGCTCGTCGGCGCGTTCGCGCTCGTCGTCGGCAACATGGAGGGCGTGCTCACCCGCTTCGCGAGCGAGCTGCACGTCACGGCCTACCTCGAGCCCGGCCTGTCGCCGGACGAGCAGCGCGCGCTCGCGCGCGCGGCGGAGCTGATCGAGGGCGTCGCGTCGGTCGAGCTCGTGACGCCCGAGCAGGCGCTCGAGCGCTTCCGCGCGACGATGCGCGGCAGCGAGCTGCTCGCCGGCCTCGAGGACAACCCGCTCCCGCCGTCGATCGAGCTCGAGCTCACGGAGGCCGCGCGCACGGGCGAGGGCGTCGCGGTCGTCGCCGCCGCGCTCGACGGGCTCCCGGGCGTCGACGAGCTCGCGCACGGCCAGGACTGGGTGGAGGGCTACGCGCGCGCGGCCGCGCTGGCGCGGTCCGCGGCGACGCTGCTCGGCGCGGTGCTCGTCGGCGCGGCGCTGCTGATCGTCGCGAACACGATCCGCCTCGGCGTGTACGCGCGCGAGGACGAGATCGAGATCCTCTCGCTCGTCGGTGCCGGCCGCGGGTTCGTGCGCGCGCCGTTCGTGCTCGAAGGGGCGGCGCAGGGCGCGCTCGGAGGCGGGGTCGCGCTCGCGGTGCTGTGGCTCGCCTTCCGCAGCTTCCTGCCGCGCCTCTCGTTCGGGCTCGCGCTCTTCCTCGGCGACCGCGCGCCCGCCTTCTTCGCGGGCCGGGAGGCGGCCGTCGTGGTGCTCGCCGGCGCGGCGCTCGGCGCGCTCGGCTCGCTCGTCGCGCTCGTCGGGTGGCGGCGGTGA
- the ftsE gene encoding cell division ATP-binding protein FtsE yields the protein MSRLARRAPAAGSDAVVRTFHLSKTYLAGQYALHDVTLEIAKGELVFLTGSSGAGKTTLLRSLFAAERPSEGQVIVLGRNVGRLTERAIPVLRRRIGVVFQDFKLLSRRTVEENVRVVLDVVGTDRREAKAKVFQRLKEVGLQHRRYHHPLSLSGGEQQRVALARALVGDPDLLLADEPTGNLDPALTIEIMDLIVGASLRGTSVVVATHDMALIERYAKRRLHLDGGRLVEDVPAGARA from the coding sequence GTGAGCCGCCTCGCGCGGCGCGCGCCCGCCGCGGGCAGCGACGCCGTCGTCCGCACCTTCCACCTCTCGAAGACCTACCTCGCCGGCCAGTACGCGCTCCACGACGTGACGCTCGAGATCGCGAAGGGCGAGCTCGTGTTCCTCACCGGGTCGTCGGGCGCCGGCAAGACGACGCTGCTGCGGTCGCTCTTCGCCGCCGAGCGGCCGAGCGAGGGGCAGGTGATCGTGCTCGGTCGCAACGTCGGGCGGCTCACCGAGCGCGCGATCCCCGTGCTGCGGCGGCGCATCGGCGTCGTGTTCCAGGACTTCAAGCTGCTGTCGCGCCGCACGGTCGAGGAGAACGTGCGCGTCGTGCTCGACGTCGTGGGCACCGATCGCCGCGAGGCGAAGGCGAAGGTGTTCCAGCGGCTGAAGGAGGTCGGTCTCCAGCACCGCCGCTACCACCATCCGCTGTCGCTCTCGGGCGGCGAGCAGCAGCGCGTCGCGCTCGCGCGCGCGCTCGTCGGCGACCCCGATCTCCTGCTCGCCGACGAGCCGACCGGCAACCTCGACCCGGCGCTCACGATCGAGATCATGGACCTGATCGTCGGCGCGTCGCTGCGCGGAACGTCGGTGGTCGTCGCGACGCACGACATGGCGCTGATCGAACGCTATGCGAAGCGCCGGCTGCACCTCGACGGGGGGCGCCTCGTGGAGGACGTGCCGGCCGGGGCGCGCGCGTGA
- the cofE gene encoding coenzyme F420-0:L-glutamate ligase, translating into MSPARERAPRTRLELVALEGVPEVAPGDDLAALLADAAARARLALERGVLVVCQKVVSKAEGRLVRLADVTPSAEAARIAAEHAKDPRHMEIVLRETKRVVRRAHGVLICETHHGFVCANAGVDLSNAPGEDVAVLLPVDPDASAAHLRDALVARGARGIAVVVSDTFGRPWREGLVDVAIGCAGMAAIDDARGTLDRAGRELQVTAMATPDQLAAAAGLLMEKASGVAAVWVAGFAPEGDGRLRDLLRDPATDLFR; encoded by the coding sequence ATGAGCCCCGCGCGCGAGCGCGCGCCCCGCACCCGCCTCGAGCTCGTCGCGCTCGAGGGCGTGCCGGAGGTCGCCCCCGGCGACGATCTCGCGGCGCTGCTCGCCGACGCGGCCGCGCGCGCGCGCCTCGCGCTCGAGCGCGGCGTCCTCGTCGTGTGCCAGAAGGTCGTGTCGAAGGCCGAGGGGCGGCTCGTGCGGCTCGCCGACGTGACGCCGTCGGCCGAGGCCGCGCGGATCGCCGCCGAGCACGCCAAGGATCCGCGCCACATGGAGATCGTGCTGCGCGAGACGAAGCGCGTCGTGCGGCGCGCCCACGGCGTGCTGATCTGCGAGACGCACCACGGCTTCGTGTGCGCGAACGCCGGCGTCGACCTCTCGAACGCGCCGGGCGAGGACGTCGCCGTGCTGCTCCCCGTCGACCCGGACGCGTCGGCCGCGCACCTCCGCGATGCGCTCGTCGCGCGCGGCGCGCGCGGCATCGCGGTCGTCGTGAGCGACACCTTCGGGCGGCCGTGGCGCGAGGGGCTCGTCGACGTCGCGATCGGCTGCGCGGGCATGGCCGCGATCGACGACGCGCGCGGCACGCTCGACCGCGCGGGACGCGAGCTGCAGGTGACCGCGATGGCGACGCCCGACCAGCTCGCGGCCGCGGCGGGGCTCCTGATGGAGAAGGCCTCGGGCGTCGCGGCGGTGTGGGTCGCGGGCTTCGCGCCGGAGGGCGACGGCCGCCTGCGCGACCTGCTCCGCGACCCGGCGACCGACCTCTTTCGTTAG